A DNA window from Porphyromonas gingivalis ATCC 33277 contains the following coding sequences:
- a CDS encoding antirestriction protein ArdA codes for MEATDLNEARIYVGTYAKYNNGSLQGEWVELSDFYDLDGFMERCAGIHEDEEEPEYMFQAWEEIPDGLIDEGHLEENFFELRDELDRLNDTEKEAFWIWVEGNNIQLTQDAYSLVKSFQSDYIGSYASREDFAEELAKVENDLPDFALIYFDFSKYANDLFCTDFWYKDGYVFRNN; via the coding sequence ATGGAAGCAACGGATTTGAACGAAGCACGCATCTATGTAGGCACTTATGCCAAGTACAACAACGGCTCATTGCAGGGCGAATGGGTGGAACTTTCGGACTTCTACGATTTGGACGGCTTTATGGAGCGTTGTGCCGGGATACACGAGGATGAGGAAGAACCCGAATATATGTTCCAAGCGTGGGAGGAAATCCCCGATGGTCTGATTGACGAGGGGCATTTGGAGGAAAACTTCTTTGAACTTCGGGACGAATTGGACAGACTGAACGACACGGAGAAAGAAGCCTTTTGGATATGGGTGGAGGGCAACAACATCCAACTCACACAAGACGCATACAGCCTTGTGAAGTCTTTCCAATCGGACTACATAGGAAGTTATGCAAGCAGGGAGGATTTTGCGGAGGAACTCGCAAAAGTGGAGAATGACTTACCCGATTTTGCACTGATATACTTTGACTTCTCCAAATATGCCAATGACCTTTTTTGTACGGACTTTTGGTATAAGGATGGCTATGTATTTCGGAACAACTAA
- the ychF gene encoding redox-regulated ATPase YchF produces the protein MSLQCGIVGLPNVGKSTLFNCLSNAKAQSANFPFCTIDPNVGVITVPDERLNILADLCKPQRLIPTTVEIVDIAGLVKGASKGEGLGNKFLANIRETDAILHVLRCFDDDNITHVDGSVDPVRDKEIIDTELQLKDLETIESRIQKVQKQAQTGGDKQAKLAYQVLSKFKEALDEGRNARSVSFDTKDEQQIARELFLLTAKPVMYVCNVDEASALSGNKYVEAVREAVKNEDAEILVVAAKIESEIAELETYEERQMFLEEIGLKESGVSRLIKAAYHLLNLQTYFTAGSDEVRAWTFLRGSKAPQCASIIHTDFEKGFIRAEVIKYNDFVSFGSEQAVKEAGKMSIEGKEYVVQDGDIMHFRFNV, from the coding sequence ATGAGTTTGCAATGCGGTATCGTCGGCCTGCCCAATGTGGGGAAATCGACTCTTTTTAATTGTTTGTCCAATGCCAAGGCACAGTCTGCCAATTTCCCCTTCTGTACCATTGATCCGAACGTCGGTGTAATCACAGTGCCTGATGAGCGACTGAATATCCTGGCCGATCTGTGCAAACCTCAACGGCTGATCCCAACCACGGTAGAGATCGTAGATATTGCCGGTCTTGTCAAAGGTGCCAGCAAGGGCGAAGGGTTGGGGAATAAATTCCTGGCCAATATCCGTGAAACGGATGCGATACTCCACGTGCTCCGATGCTTCGATGATGACAATATCACACACGTGGACGGATCCGTAGATCCTGTACGCGACAAAGAAATCATCGACACCGAGCTACAACTGAAAGACCTTGAAACGATAGAGAGTCGCATACAGAAAGTCCAAAAGCAGGCACAAACAGGGGGCGACAAACAAGCCAAGCTGGCTTATCAAGTGCTCTCGAAATTCAAAGAAGCTCTTGACGAAGGCAGGAATGCTCGCAGCGTCAGTTTCGACACCAAAGACGAACAGCAAATAGCACGCGAACTCTTTCTCCTGACGGCCAAACCGGTCATGTACGTTTGCAATGTGGACGAAGCTTCTGCTCTTAGTGGCAACAAATATGTGGAAGCCGTTCGAGAAGCAGTCAAAAACGAAGATGCAGAAATCCTCGTCGTAGCAGCCAAGATAGAGAGCGAGATCGCCGAGCTGGAGACATACGAAGAGCGGCAAATGTTCCTCGAAGAGATCGGTCTGAAAGAATCCGGCGTGAGCCGTCTGATCAAAGCCGCTTATCATTTGCTGAATCTTCAAACCTACTTTACGGCCGGGAGCGATGAGGTAAGGGCTTGGACGTTCCTCCGCGGAAGCAAAGCACCTCAGTGTGCCAGTATCATCCACACCGATTTTGAAAAAGGGTTTATCCGAGCCGAGGTCATCAAGTACAATGACTTTGTCAGCTTTGGCAGCGAACAAGCCGTGAAAGAAGCCGGTAAGATGAGTATTGAAGGAAAAGAATATGTTGTGCAGGATGGCGACATCATGCATTTCCGCTTCAATGTCTGA
- a CDS encoding toprim domain-containing protein, translating into MDARQMREIPIADFLNAMGIHPTKQKGNALWYSAPYRTERTPSFKVDTAKNVWFDFGTGKGGDIFDLAGEFIGSGDFLLRAAFIAKSGTCPLPALEQPERSEKKEPVFNDIWVRPLQDAKLLGYLKERGINAHVAIPNCEEVRYRVHGKRFYAIGFRNDAGGLELRNRFFKGCIPPKDISLKRNGSDVCTVFEGFMDYLSAMQLGIIASDWLVLNSVSNVEKAVRALHGYERIDCFLDNDEAGRRTFQRLYDCFGEKVIDRSFLYAEHKDLNEFLLSKNVGNNV; encoded by the coding sequence ATGGATGCACGACAGATGAGAGAGATTCCCATTGCGGACTTCCTGAACGCAATGGGGATTCATCCGACCAAACAGAAAGGAAACGCCTTGTGGTATTCCGCCCCTTACCGAACGGAACGGACACCCTCGTTCAAGGTCGATACCGCCAAGAATGTCTGGTTCGATTTTGGGACGGGCAAAGGCGGCGACATTTTCGACTTGGCGGGAGAGTTTATCGGAAGCGGTGATTTTCTCCTGCGGGCGGCTTTCATCGCCAAGAGCGGAACGTGTCCGCTACCTGCTTTGGAACAACCGGAAAGAAGCGAAAAGAAAGAACCAGTCTTCAATGATATTTGGGTGCGACCATTGCAGGACGCCAAACTGCTGGGCTACTTGAAAGAACGGGGTATCAATGCCCACGTTGCCATACCTAACTGCGAGGAGGTTCGATACCGTGTGCATGGCAAACGGTTCTATGCCATCGGCTTTCGTAACGATGCCGGAGGATTGGAGCTTCGCAACCGCTTTTTCAAGGGTTGCATACCGCCCAAGGACATTTCCTTGAAGCGTAACGGCTCAGATGTATGTACCGTATTCGAGGGCTTTATGGATTACCTCTCCGCTATGCAACTCGGTATCATCGCTTCGGACTGGCTTGTCCTTAATTCCGTTTCCAACGTGGAGAAGGCAGTAAGAGCCTTGCACGGCTATGAGAGGATTGACTGCTTCCTCGACAATGACGAGGCGGGACGAAGGACTTTTCAAAGGCTGTACGACTGTTTCGGGGAGAAGGTCATCGACCGTTCCTTTCTGTATGCCGAGCATAAGGATTTGAATGAGTTTCTGCTTTCCAAGAATGTAGGGAACAATGTATAA
- a CDS encoding conjugal transfer protein TraO: MRKLAFFLFVVSLALFAGQAHAQRCLPKMKGIRLTAGMADGFYSPSSKNETGYTFGASLATYTKGGHQWVLGAEYLRRYHPNRESRIPVEQFTGEGGFFSGVFSDGSKTFFLSAGISALAGYETVNGRKKLLFDGSTVRNKDGFIYGGAITLQAETYLSDRLVLLLYGRERCLWGGSTEHFHTQYGVGLKIMLD; encoded by the coding sequence ATGAGAAAACTCGCATTTTTTCTGTTTGTCGTGTCGCTTGCCCTCTTTGCAGGGCAGGCGCACGCCCAGCGTTGTCTGCCCAAGATGAAAGGCATACGCCTGACCGCAGGCATGGCGGACGGTTTTTATTCTCCTTCTTCCAAGAATGAGACGGGCTATACGTTCGGGGCTTCGCTTGCCACCTACACCAAAGGCGGGCATCAATGGGTCCTTGGGGCGGAGTATCTCCGCAGATACCACCCTAATCGGGAGAGCCGTATTCCTGTGGAGCAGTTCACGGGCGAGGGAGGTTTCTTCTCTGGCGTGTTTTCAGACGGGAGTAAAACCTTTTTCCTATCAGCAGGTATTTCCGCCTTGGCGGGCTATGAGACGGTCAATGGTCGAAAGAAACTGCTCTTTGATGGCTCCACAGTACGTAATAAAGACGGTTTTATTTACGGTGGGGCAATCACCCTACAGGCGGAGACCTATCTGAGTGATCGCCTTGTACTGTTGCTCTACGGCAGGGAACGTTGTCTGTGGGGAGGCTCTACGGAGCATTTTCATACACAGTACGGTGTCGGACTGAAAATCATGCTGGACTGA
- a CDS encoding DUF3872 domain-containing protein translates to MKKKILNTIWVMGVLALAGVCLSACNHELDIQQAYPFTVETMPVQKHIVKGQTAEIRCTLKRQGRFEDARYTIRYFQPDGKGRLKMNDGTVFKPNDRYPLTKEVFRLYYTSASSDQQTIDVYVEDNFGQTEKLSFEFNSQKDEEKEKTNGDKK, encoded by the coding sequence ATGAAAAAGAAAATATTGAATACGATTTGGGTAATGGGAGTGCTTGCCCTCGCCGGGGTTTGTCTATCTGCTTGTAATCACGAGTTGGATATTCAGCAGGCGTACCCCTTCACGGTAGAGACGATGCCGGTGCAGAAGCACATCGTCAAGGGACAGACGGCGGAGATACGCTGTACGCTCAAACGGCAGGGACGGTTTGAAGACGCACGCTATACCATTAGATACTTTCAACCTGATGGAAAGGGACGGCTGAAGATGAACGACGGCACGGTGTTCAAACCCAATGACCGTTACCCTCTTACAAAAGAGGTGTTCAGGCTATACTACACCTCTGCTTCCTCTGACCAGCAGACGATAGATGTGTATGTGGAGGACAATTTCGGACAGACGGAAAAACTCTCGTTTGAGTTCAACAGTCAAAAGGACGAGGAAAAGGAGAAAACGAATGGGGACAAGAAGTAA
- a CDS encoding TIR domain-containing protein, producing the protein MAKTYSVFISHSWDHVDDLKNLRNLLEKRGYFHVEFEEASPEEPINSENSAYIRRRLKEKISNSDIVLGIAGMYASYSDWMKWELDTAIAEEVPIVGVIPRGQERISKVVTDRSVEDVHWNTESIVDAIRRRAK; encoded by the coding sequence ATGGCAAAAACTTATTCAGTATTTATCAGTCACTCATGGGATCATGTAGATGATTTGAAGAACCTCCGTAACCTTTTAGAAAAGAGAGGTTATTTTCATGTTGAATTTGAAGAGGCTTCACCTGAAGAACCTATCAACTCAGAAAATTCAGCATACATCAGACGTCGTTTGAAAGAGAAAATCTCTAATTCTGACATTGTTTTAGGCATTGCTGGTATGTATGCCTCTTACAGCGACTGGATGAAATGGGAGTTGGACACTGCAATAGCGGAAGAAGTTCCAATAGTAGGAGTTATTCCTCGGGGGCAAGAGAGAATTTCAAAAGTTGTTACAGATCGCTCCGTAGAGGATGTTCATTGGAATACAGAAAGTATTGTTGATGCCATTCGAAGAAGGGCTAAATAA
- the ftsH gene encoding ATP-dependent zinc metalloprotease FtsH, with product MANNGNNKKPGKPMRFNPIWLYAPVFLILATLFFVDRDITSQKELSWNEFQNIAKKQAFTDIVVNRKENTLKARVDPAKVDSVFKKGDIPSFQDRGNISDYYINTQIPSVDKFSDFYDQNQITAKVKYEDSKFSFTSILIAWGPLILLLVFWFWMMRRMSGGGGGSGGGGGVFNVGKSKAKLYDKTNIHVTFSDVAGLHEAKQEVEEIVHFLKNPSKYTELGGKIPKGALLVGPPGTGKTLLAKAVAGEAHVPFFSLSGSDFVEMFVGVGASRVRDLFRQAKEKAPCIIFIDEIDAVGRARGKGNNFSGNDERENTLNQLLTEMDGFGSNSGVIILAATNRADVLDSALLRAGRFDRQIYVDLPDLNDRKEIFLVHLKPLKTDKSVDVEFLSRQTPGFSGADIANVCNEAALIAARSNKNFVDKEDFMNAVDRIVGGLEKKNKITTEEERRSIAIHEAGHATISWMLRYANPLVKVTIVPRGKALGAAWYLPEERQITTTEALQDQLCALLGGRAAEDLFLGRVSTGAANDLERVTKLAYAMVTYYGMSDKLPNINYYEMQNDGWNLTKPYSDTTAEVIDAEVNRIISEQYERAKSILREHEAGHHELADLLLKREVILADDVERIFGKRPWASRTEELLGLNAPATATEETTADAEAPIPVEGEEKTEEHPE from the coding sequence ATGGCGAACAATGGGAATAACAAGAAACCCGGCAAACCGATGCGTTTCAACCCGATATGGCTCTATGCCCCTGTATTTCTGATATTGGCCACCCTCTTCTTTGTCGATCGGGATATTACATCCCAGAAAGAACTCAGCTGGAATGAGTTTCAGAATATCGCCAAAAAGCAAGCCTTTACGGACATCGTAGTCAATCGGAAAGAGAACACTCTCAAGGCGAGGGTCGATCCGGCCAAGGTCGATTCGGTATTCAAGAAAGGCGACATCCCGTCCTTTCAGGACAGAGGAAATATCTCAGACTACTATATCAACACGCAAATTCCGTCGGTAGACAAATTCTCCGACTTCTACGACCAAAACCAAATTACGGCTAAGGTGAAGTATGAAGACAGCAAGTTCAGCTTCACCTCTATCCTCATCGCATGGGGCCCACTCATCCTTTTGCTCGTTTTCTGGTTTTGGATGATGCGCCGAATGAGCGGCGGTGGAGGAGGAAGTGGCGGTGGAGGCGGCGTCTTCAACGTAGGCAAATCCAAAGCCAAGCTCTATGACAAGACCAATATCCACGTTACATTCAGCGATGTAGCAGGTCTGCATGAAGCCAAACAGGAAGTGGAAGAGATCGTTCACTTCCTCAAGAATCCATCCAAATACACCGAACTGGGAGGAAAGATCCCTAAAGGAGCTTTGCTCGTAGGACCTCCGGGAACGGGTAAGACTCTTCTGGCCAAGGCAGTAGCCGGAGAGGCGCACGTTCCTTTCTTCTCTTTGTCCGGTTCGGACTTCGTAGAGATGTTTGTCGGCGTAGGAGCCTCTCGTGTTCGCGACCTTTTCAGACAAGCCAAGGAAAAAGCCCCGTGTATCATCTTCATCGACGAGATCGACGCCGTAGGGCGTGCTCGCGGCAAGGGCAACAATTTCTCCGGCAATGATGAGCGTGAGAATACACTCAACCAGTTGCTTACCGAAATGGATGGCTTCGGCTCCAATAGCGGTGTGATCATTCTGGCTGCTACCAACCGTGCCGATGTGCTGGATAGTGCCCTGCTGCGTGCCGGACGTTTCGACCGCCAGATCTATGTAGATCTTCCCGACCTGAATGACCGCAAAGAGATCTTCCTTGTACACCTCAAGCCGTTGAAGACCGACAAAAGCGTAGATGTGGAATTCCTGTCGCGCCAAACACCCGGCTTCTCCGGAGCAGACATTGCCAACGTTTGCAACGAAGCGGCGTTGATCGCCGCGCGAAGCAATAAAAACTTCGTAGACAAGGAAGACTTCATGAATGCCGTGGATCGGATCGTAGGCGGATTGGAGAAAAAGAACAAAATCACCACAGAGGAGGAGCGTCGCAGCATCGCCATCCACGAAGCCGGACACGCTACTATCAGTTGGATGCTACGCTATGCCAATCCTCTCGTCAAAGTCACTATCGTACCACGAGGCAAGGCACTCGGTGCCGCCTGGTATCTGCCGGAAGAGCGTCAGATCACGACAACGGAGGCTCTGCAGGATCAGCTTTGCGCCCTTTTGGGTGGACGTGCCGCCGAAGATCTCTTCCTCGGACGTGTATCGACCGGTGCAGCCAATGACTTGGAGCGCGTTACGAAGTTGGCTTACGCCATGGTTACCTATTACGGCATGAGCGACAAGCTGCCCAACATCAACTACTACGAAATGCAAAACGACGGCTGGAATCTGACAAAGCCGTACAGTGATACTACCGCCGAGGTTATCGATGCCGAAGTAAACAGAATAATATCCGAACAATACGAGCGCGCCAAAAGCATTTTGCGCGAGCATGAAGCCGGGCACCACGAACTGGCAGATCTGTTGCTCAAGCGCGAAGTGATTCTGGCTGATGACGTAGAGCGTATATTCGGCAAACGCCCCTGGGCCTCGCGTACAGAAGAATTGCTTGGGCTGAATGCACCGGCTACCGCCACAGAAGAGACAACAGCGGATGCCGAAGCACCCATTCCCGTTGAGGGAGAAGAGAAGACGGAAGAACATCCCGAATAA
- a CDS encoding PcfK-like family protein: MKGTEHFKDVIQNYLETRASYDELFAESFRKENKNIDECITYILTEVQRMGCAGLSDEEVYSLAVHYYDEDNIEVGKYINCQVVVNHTIELTEEEKAEARKKAIERYQAEEYRKLTAKKPKLEKQVEQQIAQPSLFEF; this comes from the coding sequence ATGAAAGGTACAGAACATTTCAAGGACGTTATCCAAAACTATTTGGAAACGAGAGCATCATACGATGAACTCTTTGCGGAGAGTTTCCGCAAGGAGAATAAAAACATAGACGAGTGTATTACCTACATCTTGACGGAAGTCCAAAGAATGGGGTGTGCAGGTCTGTCCGATGAGGAGGTATATTCCCTTGCCGTGCATTATTACGACGAGGATAACATCGAGGTGGGCAAGTACATCAACTGCCAAGTCGTGGTAAACCATACTATCGAACTCACGGAGGAGGAAAAAGCGGAAGCAAGAAAAAAGGCTATCGAGCGATACCAAGCGGAGGAATACCGCAAACTTACCGCCAAGAAACCCAAATTGGAGAAGCAGGTGGAACAGCAGATAGCACAACCCTCACTATTCGAGTTTTAA
- a CDS encoding glycoside hydrolase family protein, translating into MGTRSKLLVLSFCLVCLSCFRLFAQEGGKALFSLPPFERAVVCIKHFEGLHSWKDYPYVGYGHRLLPCEHFTAAMTERQADSLLRVDLMKRLMMFKDYGKDALLLAVLSYNVGTGRLLGYGKHPKSRLLRKIESGNRNFYREFVSFCRYKGKVLRGLVKRRKVEFALFYIP; encoded by the coding sequence ATGGGGACAAGAAGTAAACTTCTCGTTTTATCGTTCTGCCTTGTTTGCCTATCCTGCTTCCGCCTTTTCGCTCAGGAGGGCGGAAAGGCTCTCTTTTCACTACCGCCGTTCGAGCGTGCCGTTGTCTGCATCAAACACTTCGAGGGCTTACATTCTTGGAAGGATTATCCCTATGTAGGCTATGGACATCGGCTTCTGCCCTGTGAACACTTCACGGCAGCAATGACGGAACGGCAGGCGGACTCTCTGCTCCGTGTAGACCTGATGAAGCGTCTGATGATGTTCAAGGACTACGGAAAGGATGCCCTGCTGCTTGCCGTTCTGTCCTACAACGTTGGAACGGGCAGGTTGCTGGGATATGGTAAACACCCCAAAAGCCGATTGCTGCGGAAGATAGAGTCGGGCAACAGGAATTTCTACCGCGAATTTGTCTCTTTCTGCCGATACAAGGGCAAAGTCCTCAGAGGTCTTGTCAAACGACGAAAAGTGGAGTTCGCTCTGTTTTATATACCCTGA
- a CDS encoding tetratricopeptide repeat-containing protein, with the protein MENRKRICFVIMGFGKKQDPYTNRTIDLDATYNKIIQPSAEACDYKCIRADEILDSGTIDRSMYALLYKADLVIADITTDNANALYELGTRHALRPFSTIIIKGGESKIPFDLGHTRILSYEHLGNEISKKEAQRSVRELKSIIKAVTENPVPDSPLYTYIPKIEQPKISDEDLEEIIGELRAKENTVYSLSEQAKRFMHEKRFEEAAQKWHKLRQMVENDIFYIQQEALCTYKSEKPGKVPALTNALQIMASIKEQTDTETLGITGAINKRLWYETKDESYLDYAIEMYRKGWTLHQDYYTGENYALCLEQKSILEKDERHKIHKQVEAEEIRKQIIDIILPTLEEEEPEELKWKYATLANCYFALGDVKKEQEYDQKFKEQNPEDWEIETYLENKQNSINCNNK; encoded by the coding sequence ATGGAAAATAGAAAAAGGATATGTTTTGTAATTATGGGCTTTGGAAAAAAACAAGACCCCTATACAAATAGAACAATAGATTTAGACGCGACATATAATAAGATAATTCAACCGTCAGCAGAAGCCTGTGATTACAAGTGCATCCGTGCAGATGAAATTTTGGATTCAGGTACGATTGATAGAAGTATGTATGCTTTGCTCTATAAAGCGGATTTAGTAATTGCGGATATTACGACAGACAACGCTAACGCCCTATATGAATTGGGTACTCGGCATGCTCTGAGACCTTTTTCGACCATTATAATAAAAGGAGGCGAGAGTAAAATTCCTTTTGACTTAGGACACACTCGAATTTTATCTTATGAGCATTTAGGCAATGAAATCTCTAAAAAAGAAGCTCAAAGAAGTGTCAGAGAATTGAAGTCTATAATAAAAGCTGTAACAGAAAATCCTGTACCAGATAGCCCTCTATACACATACATCCCTAAAATAGAACAACCCAAAATCTCTGATGAAGATTTAGAGGAAATAATAGGAGAACTTCGGGCTAAAGAGAATACGGTATATTCTCTTTCAGAACAAGCAAAAAGGTTTATGCATGAAAAGCGTTTTGAAGAAGCCGCTCAGAAATGGCATAAACTCAGGCAAATGGTAGAAAATGATATTTTTTATATTCAACAAGAAGCTCTATGCACATATAAAAGTGAAAAGCCCGGAAAAGTTCCAGCTTTGACAAATGCACTTCAAATAATGGCATCTATAAAGGAACAGACAGATACTGAAACGTTGGGCATTACTGGAGCCATCAATAAAAGATTATGGTATGAAACAAAAGATGAGAGTTATTTAGATTACGCCATTGAGATGTACAGGAAGGGCTGGACTCTACATCAAGATTACTATACTGGAGAGAATTATGCCCTTTGCTTGGAACAAAAATCTATTCTCGAAAAAGATGAACGGCACAAAATACATAAACAAGTTGAAGCTGAAGAAATCAGAAAGCAAATTATAGATATAATCCTTCCTACTTTGGAGGAAGAAGAGCCCGAAGAACTCAAATGGAAGTATGCCACATTGGCGAACTGTTATTTTGCGCTTGGAGATGTAAAAAAAGAGCAGGAGTATGACCAAAAGTTCAAAGAGCAGAATCCTGAAGACTGGGAAATAGAAACATACCTTGAAAATAAGCAGAATAGTATTAACTGTAATAATAAATAA
- a CDS encoding PcfJ domain-containing protein, with the protein MKPRNKFEKAVLAESKHLRPITKTQSKWAFRECIDHFAYRLPKGRTTCMDCGHSWTIEKTTEHCTCPHCRAKLQVRTTFERKIRQKQYFTILTTCGEYQVLRMFLLSVEMEKGCKASSYTIEIGQYWWNAQGRKTIVAVQRVLGKYIDTFSYCSPMAVRNDNEAYHHISYSPIYPKFKATEALRRNGFKNDFHDIAPTVLIPALLSDSRAETLIKAGRTEHLKYFLDNSRAFDACWQSYKVANRNGYDIEDISIWCDYVDMLRRLGKDIHSPKYVCHTDLHREHDRRQHELRRQREKEEKEKKRKKAMEDEERFKELKSKFFGIRFTDGAIQVHVLESVQEHLDEGVAMHHCVFDNAYYLKENSLILSATIEGRRIETIEVSLDTLKVVQSRGVCNKNTEYHEQIVSLVNANRKLIRQRMRATA; encoded by the coding sequence ATGAAACCGAGAAACAAGTTTGAAAAGGCAGTACTTGCCGAGAGCAAGCACTTACGACCGATAACCAAGACACAGAGCAAATGGGCATTCCGTGAGTGTATAGACCATTTCGCCTACCGACTTCCCAAAGGTCGTACTACGTGTATGGATTGTGGGCATAGTTGGACAATAGAGAAGACAACCGAACATTGCACTTGCCCTCATTGTAGAGCAAAGTTGCAAGTCCGAACGACTTTTGAACGTAAGATAAGACAGAAGCAATACTTTACGATACTTACCACTTGTGGAGAGTACCAAGTATTAAGAATGTTTCTTCTTTCTGTAGAAATGGAGAAAGGTTGCAAGGCATCATCATACACTATTGAAATCGGTCAGTATTGGTGGAACGCACAAGGACGAAAGACGATTGTTGCCGTTCAGAGAGTATTGGGCAAATACATCGACACCTTTTCCTATTGCTCGCCTATGGCAGTGAGAAACGACAACGAAGCCTACCACCATATATCGTACTCTCCGATATATCCGAAGTTCAAGGCAACGGAAGCACTCCGCAGGAATGGATTTAAGAATGATTTTCATGACATCGCACCAACTGTTCTCATTCCAGCCCTATTGTCCGACAGCCGTGCGGAAACATTGATTAAAGCAGGTAGAACCGAGCATCTGAAATACTTTCTTGACAATTCGAGGGCATTTGACGCTTGTTGGCAATCCTATAAAGTCGCCAATCGCAACGGCTATGACATAGAGGACATTTCAATTTGGTGCGACTATGTGGATATGCTCCGCAGATTGGGCAAGGACATACACAGTCCGAAGTATGTTTGCCACACCGACCTGCATAGAGAACACGACCGCAGACAACACGAACTCCGCAGACAAAGGGAAAAGGAAGAAAAGGAGAAGAAACGCAAAAAGGCAATGGAGGACGAGGAACGTTTCAAAGAACTCAAATCCAAGTTCTTTGGTATCCGTTTCACGGACGGCGCAATCCAAGTCCACGTTTTGGAGAGCGTGCAGGAACATTTGGATGAGGGTGTGGCAATGCATCATTGCGTATTCGACAATGCCTACTATCTTAAAGAGAACTCACTGATACTTTCGGCGACCATTGAGGGCAGACGGATAGAAACGATTGAAGTTAGTTTGGACACACTCAAAGTCGTGCAAAGTCGTGGCGTGTGCAACAAGAATACGGAGTATCACGAGCAGATCGTGAGCCTTGTCAATGCCAACCGCAAATTGATAAGGCAGAGAATGAGAGCGACAGCATAA